From the Salinimicrobium tongyeongense genome, one window contains:
- a CDS encoding proton-conducting transporter transmembrane domain-containing protein, translating into MTEQLVIYPLITQMLLAIVLMFFWSRIQWQRVVSILGSLINLGVAVWLFVTVWQGGTLSIQAGNWEAPFGITFVADTFSATLVLLTSIAGVAVSSFSAGSVIPARLKFGFFPIFHFLLLGLNGAFLTGDIFNLYVWFEIIIITSFVLLTIGGEKAQLEGAVKYFTLNILASIVFLTAIAVLYGLTGSLNMADLASKVAAVENRTLVQVNALLFLVGFGIKSALFPLYFWLPASYHTPPSAVSAIFGGLLTKVGVYALIRVFTLIFEVDPFLENVLLAVAVLTLFSGAVGAIVQNNIRKIFSYLVICHIGYMIAGLGMMTEMAITGAIFYLIHDIMVKTNLFMMSGVIYKIKANHNIRKLGDFYADHPKLSLLFAIPLFSLVGIPPLSGFWPKLSLISEGWNTDNFIVIAAIIFASFITLFVIVKLWGEVFWKTGEKLPEVRNFPYFNKLTGIKKAQMLAPIIFLSVVSLYLGFGAGNIQNLAERIAFELMDNQEYINTVLSK; encoded by the coding sequence ATGACCGAACAGTTAGTTATTTATCCTCTTATAACACAAATGCTCCTGGCAATAGTGCTCATGTTCTTTTGGAGCCGAATCCAGTGGCAAAGGGTGGTAAGCATATTGGGGAGCCTTATAAACCTGGGAGTGGCCGTATGGTTATTTGTTACTGTGTGGCAGGGGGGAACCCTTTCCATACAGGCAGGAAACTGGGAGGCACCTTTCGGGATCACCTTTGTAGCCGATACCTTTTCCGCAACCCTGGTGCTGCTCACGTCTATTGCAGGTGTGGCTGTATCGAGTTTTTCGGCCGGCTCTGTAATACCAGCGCGTTTAAAGTTCGGGTTTTTCCCCATTTTCCATTTCCTGTTACTGGGGCTAAACGGCGCTTTTCTTACAGGTGACATCTTCAACCTGTATGTGTGGTTTGAGATTATCATTATTACCTCCTTTGTGTTGCTCACCATTGGTGGTGAGAAAGCACAGCTTGAAGGTGCTGTAAAATATTTTACCCTTAATATCCTGGCTTCCATTGTTTTTCTTACTGCAATTGCAGTATTATACGGTCTCACCGGAAGCCTTAACATGGCCGATCTTGCCTCAAAAGTGGCCGCCGTTGAGAACCGGACACTTGTGCAGGTAAATGCCCTGTTGTTTTTGGTTGGCTTCGGAATAAAATCGGCACTGTTTCCGCTTTATTTCTGGCTGCCGGCTTCTTATCACACCCCGCCATCGGCTGTTTCTGCTATTTTTGGAGGCTTACTGACAAAGGTGGGGGTCTACGCCCTCATCAGGGTATTTACGCTTATTTTTGAAGTAGATCCATTCCTGGAGAATGTTCTGCTTGCCGTGGCCGTTCTAACGCTATTTAGCGGTGCCGTGGGCGCAATTGTTCAGAATAATATCCGCAAGATCTTTTCTTACCTGGTGATTTGCCATATTGGGTACATGATAGCCGGTCTTGGAATGATGACCGAGATGGCCATAACAGGAGCTATTTTCTATCTTATTCACGATATCATGGTGAAGACCAACCTGTTTATGATGAGTGGGGTGATCTACAAGATCAAGGCCAACCACAACATCAGGAAACTGGGAGATTTTTATGCCGATCATCCAAAGCTGAGCCTGCTGTTTGCTATTCCCCTGTTTTCACTGGTGGGGATTCCGCCGCTGTCAGGTTTCTGGCCAAAGCTTTCTTTAATTTCTGAAGGCTGGAACACAGATAATTTTATAGTAATAGCAGCTATTATTTTTGCCAGTTTTATAACCCTGTTTGTAATTGTAAAACTTTGGGGAGAAGTGTTCTGGAAGACAGGTGAAAAGTTGCCTGAAGTGAGGAATTTTCCGTACTTTAATAAGTTAACGGGTATTAAGAAAGCTCAAATGCTGGCCCCAATCATTTTCCTGTCTGTAGTAAGCCTTTATCTCGGGTTTGGGGCAGGGAACATACAAAACCTGGCTGAAAGGATCGCATTTGAACTTATGGACAATCAGGAATATATCAACACGGTACTAAGTAAATAA
- a CDS encoding Na+/H+ antiporter subunit C, which translates to MEVLLAIMVGTLYASGIYMILRRSLVKLIIGIILLGNGANLLIFLLGRIAKGSPPIIPGDSKVFLEAYSDPLPQALILTAIVISFGLQSFAIVLVKRAHKVLKTDDLDEMNATDEYS; encoded by the coding sequence ATGGAAGTACTTTTAGCGATCATGGTGGGTACTCTTTACGCTTCGGGCATTTATATGATCCTGAGGCGCAGTTTAGTGAAGCTCATCATTGGTATTATCCTTCTGGGAAATGGAGCAAACCTGCTTATTTTCCTTCTTGGGCGTATAGCTAAAGGTTCACCTCCAATCATACCGGGAGACTCAAAAGTTTTTCTTGAAGCCTATTCCGATCCGCTTCCGCAGGCACTTATCCTCACAGCCATTGTAATAAGTTTTGGCCTGCAGTCATTTGCTATAGTGCTTGTAAAAAGAGCTCATAAAGTGTTGAAGACCGATGATCTCGATGAAATGAACGCAACAGACGAATACTCATGA